One region of Arvicola amphibius chromosome 3, mArvAmp1.2, whole genome shotgun sequence genomic DNA includes:
- the LOC119810469 gene encoding 60S ribosomal protein L30-like has translation MVAAKKTKKSLESINSRLQLVMISGKYVLGYKQTLKMIRQGKSKLVILANNCPALRKSEIEYYAVLAKIGVHHYSGNNIELGTACGKYYRICTLAIIDPGDSDIIRSMPEQTGEK, from the coding sequence atggtggcCGCAAAGAAGACGAAAAAGTCCCTGGAGTCGATCAACTCTCGGCTCCAGCTTGTTATGATAAGTGGGAAGTACGTGCTGGGATACAAACAGACTCTGAAGATGATCAGACAGGGCAAATCGAAATTGGTGATCCTCGCCAACAACTGCCCCGCCTTGAGGAAATCTGAAATAGAATACTATGCCGTGTTGGCTAAAATTGGTGTCCATCACTACAGTGGCAATAACATTGAGTTGGGCACAGCGTGTGGAAAATACTACAGAATATGCACACTGGCCATCATCGACCCAGGTGATTCTGACATTATTAGAAGCATGCCAGAACAGACCGGTGAAAAGTAA